Proteins from one Romboutsia sp. CE17 genomic window:
- a CDS encoding YfcC family protein produces the protein MSKKEKKSFSLPSAYTVLLSITALIALATQFIPDITAAKFSDLVMAPINGLNEAIDIAIFVLLIGGFLGVTAKTGALDAGIGSVVKKLEGKELVLIPVLMFIFSLGGTSFGMAEETIAFAALVTTTMIVAGFDPLVSVATLILGSGSGVLGSTVNPFLVSTSIGALNGVGIEANQVIIIGTAVALWLSSLAISTYFVMSYAKKVKADKANSLLSDKEFNEAKEAFLGNKEEVIEFTGKRKIVLSLFALTFIVMVLGIIPWEEFGVTIFTKTDFLNGSSLGNWWFSELSMWFAIMSVIIGLVYGMKEQEIVSSFMNGAADMVGVALVIGVSKGISVIMSSTGLDNYVLNAASSMLTGMSPIIFVIVALIIYMILSFFIPSTSGLAGLSMPIFGPLAVSLGFAPEVIVSIFSAGSGIVNFVTPTSGVIMGALAIARVDFETWVKFVSKVIAAVFVSSAIILSIAMILL, from the coding sequence ATGAGTAAAAAAGAAAAGAAAAGTTTTTCATTACCATCAGCGTATACAGTGTTATTATCAATAACTGCTTTAATAGCACTAGCAACACAATTTATACCTGATATAACAGCAGCTAAATTTTCTGATTTAGTTATGGCCCCAATAAATGGGTTAAATGAAGCTATTGATATAGCTATATTTGTTTTATTAATCGGTGGTTTCTTAGGAGTAACAGCTAAAACAGGTGCCTTAGATGCAGGAATAGGATCTGTAGTTAAAAAATTAGAAGGTAAGGAACTTGTGTTAATACCTGTATTAATGTTTATATTTTCTTTAGGTGGTACTAGTTTTGGTATGGCTGAAGAAACTATTGCATTCGCAGCATTAGTTACAACTACTATGATAGTAGCAGGATTTGATCCACTTGTATCTGTTGCAACTTTAATACTTGGTTCTGGATCTGGAGTTTTAGGTTCTACTGTTAACCCATTCTTAGTTTCAACAAGTATAGGAGCATTAAATGGAGTTGGAATCGAAGCAAACCAAGTTATAATCATAGGAACAGCAGTAGCTTTATGGCTTTCATCATTAGCTATATCTACATACTTTGTTATGAGTTATGCTAAAAAAGTTAAAGCTGACAAAGCAAACTCATTATTATCTGATAAAGAGTTCAACGAAGCTAAAGAAGCTTTCTTAGGTAACAAAGAAGAAGTTATTGAATTTACAGGTAAAAGAAAAATAGTTTTATCTTTATTCGCTTTAACATTTATAGTAATGGTATTAGGAATAATACCTTGGGAAGAATTTGGAGTAACTATATTTACAAAAACTGATTTCTTAAATGGATCATCATTAGGTAATTGGTGGTTCTCAGAACTTAGTATGTGGTTTGCTATAATGTCTGTTATTATAGGTCTAGTTTATGGAATGAAAGAACAAGAAATAGTAAGTTCATTTATGAATGGAGCAGCTGACATGGTAGGTGTTGCATTAGTAATAGGTGTTTCTAAAGGAATATCTGTAATAATGAGTTCTACAGGACTTGATAACTATGTATTAAATGCAGCATCATCTATGCTTACAGGAATGTCACCTATAATATTCGTTATAGTTGCTTTAATAATATATATGATTTTATCATTCTTTATACCATCTACTTCTGGATTAGCTGGTTTATCAATGCCTATATTTGGACCACTTGCAGTTAGTTTAGGATTTGCTCCGGAAGTTATAGTTTCAATATTCAGTGCAGGTAGCGGTATAGTAAACTTCGTAACACCTACAAGTGGTGTTATAATGGGTGCTTTAGCTATTGCTAGAGTTGACTTTGAGACTTGGGTTAAATTTGTAAGTAAAGTAATAGCAGCTGTATTTGTATCTTCTGCAATTATTTTATCAATAGCTATGATACTTTTATAA
- a CDS encoding aminoacyl-histidine dipeptidase, producing the protein MKVENLNPQLVFKYFGEISQIPRGSGNEKGISDYLVNEGKRLGLESIQDENLNVIIKKDATPGYENSPVVILQGHMDMVCEKNKGTEHDFEKDPIKLRVEGDYLYATDTTLGADNGIAVAMGLAILASNDIPHPALEVVFTADEEESMIGAMTLNGDLFKGTYIINIDSEEEGTITVSCAGGVTAVVTLDKEFKSVDSDKIAYTIDVKGLQGGHSGMEIDKQRANSNILMGRILNHLLNNANVDFDLVSVSGGAKNNAIPREAEATILINQKDLVIVEEEIKNILSIFKNEFKTSDPEVNILTHTSESSYEKALTNEVRDKYIALTNLMPAGIQTMSMDIKGLVESSTNLGVVHNNEDAIVFEFATRSSVKSLKDVINTKMTLLCNLLGVKLELEDDYPEWEYAKDSKLEEICVNTYEEVTGKKPVISAIHAGLECGLLLDAIKGAQAISIGPNLYDVHTPNEHLDIPSTQRTWEYLTAILKNIK; encoded by the coding sequence ATGAAAGTAGAAAATTTAAATCCACAATTAGTATTTAAGTATTTTGGGGAGATAAGCCAAATACCAAGAGGTTCAGGAAATGAAAAGGGAATAAGCGATTATCTAGTAAATGAAGGTAAGCGTTTAGGATTAGAGTCAATCCAAGATGAAAACTTAAATGTTATAATCAAAAAAGACGCTACACCAGGATATGAAAACAGTCCAGTAGTAATATTACAAGGTCATATGGATATGGTTTGTGAAAAGAACAAAGGAACAGAGCATGATTTTGAAAAAGACCCAATTAAATTAAGAGTAGAAGGGGATTATTTATATGCTACTGATACAACTCTTGGAGCAGATAATGGTATTGCAGTTGCTATGGGACTTGCAATATTAGCATCTAATGACATTCCTCATCCTGCACTTGAAGTAGTTTTCACAGCTGATGAAGAAGAAAGTATGATTGGAGCAATGACTCTTAATGGTGATTTATTCAAAGGTACATATATAATTAATATAGATTCAGAAGAAGAAGGAACTATAACAGTAAGTTGTGCTGGAGGTGTTACTGCCGTAGTTACTCTAGATAAAGAGTTTAAGTCTGTTGATAGTGATAAAATAGCTTATACAATAGATGTTAAAGGACTACAAGGCGGTCACTCTGGAATGGAAATAGATAAGCAAAGAGCAAACTCTAATATCCTTATGGGAAGAATTTTAAATCACCTATTAAATAATGCTAACGTTGATTTTGACTTAGTATCAGTTAGTGGTGGAGCTAAAAATAATGCCATACCTCGTGAAGCTGAAGCGACTATATTAATAAATCAAAAAGACCTTGTAATAGTTGAAGAAGAAATCAAAAACATTTTATCAATATTCAAAAATGAATTTAAAACTTCTGATCCAGAAGTAAATATATTAACTCATACATCTGAATCTTCTTATGAAAAAGCATTAACTAATGAAGTTAGAGATAAATATATAGCATTAACAAATTTAATGCCTGCTGGTATTCAAACAATGAGTATGGATATAAAAGGATTAGTAGAAAGCTCAACAAACTTAGGTGTTGTTCATAATAATGAAGATGCGATAGTATTTGAGTTTGCTACAAGAAGTTCAGTAAAAAGTTTAAAAGATGTAATAAATACTAAAATGACTTTATTATGTAACCTATTAGGAGTTAAATTAGAATTAGAAGATGACTACCCAGAATGGGAATACGCTAAAGACTCAAAACTAGAAGAAATATGTGTTAATACTTATGAAGAAGTTACAGGGAAAAAACCAGTAATAAGTGCTATACATGCAGGACTAGAATGTGGACTTTTATTAGATGCTATAAAAGGAGCACAGGCAATATCTATAGGGCCAAACCTATATGATGTTCATACACCAAATGAACATTTAGATATCCCATCAACTCAAAGAACTTGGGAATACTTAACTGCTATATTAAAGAACATAAAGTAG
- a CDS encoding DUF1540 domain-containing protein produces the protein MTLNCAAHNCAYNTSGTCYAGGIQVSGVNAKTTANTKCSTFVPKDSNGSFSNNISNNFTTSSDIDCKARRCSYNSNCTCTAPSVQINLENATCETFICGE, from the coding sequence ATGACTTTGAATTGTGCTGCTCATAACTGTGCTTATAATACATCTGGTACATGTTATGCTGGAGGTATACAAGTATCTGGAGTTAATGCAAAAACTACAGCGAACACAAAATGTTCTACATTTGTACCTAAAGATTCTAATGGAAGTTTTTCAAATAATATTAGCAATAATTTTACTACATCTAGTGATATAGATTGTAAAGCTAGAAGATGCTCATATAATAGTAACTGCACTTGTACTGCTCCTAGTGTTCAAATTAATTTAGAAAATGCAACTTGTGAAACTTTTATCTGTGGCGAATAA
- a CDS encoding aldose 1-epimerase family protein, with translation MNILQNDNLIVESKSFGAELTRIYSKKNNKDILWCGDEKYWGRRSPILFPIVGRLKENKTIIEDNTYSMGQHGFARDMDFKVIETSNDYVVYLLTSNDNTKKFYPYDFNLSIKYTLIDNSIRIDWTVENTDSRDIYFSIGAHPAFNIPTSKHKSINDYYLKFNCKDKVNKINLNGPFHDESFEVENLDKLQLSPELFINDALIYTDIDSISIFNNEDKEEINVEFSKFPLVGIWSPYYSEDNTIAPFICIEPWYGLCDNINSDNVYKNKSYINKLSVGKSFKASYTITVY, from the coding sequence ATGAATATATTACAAAATGATAATTTAATAGTTGAATCTAAAAGTTTTGGAGCAGAGCTTACTAGAATATATTCTAAGAAAAATAATAAAGATATATTATGGTGTGGTGATGAAAAATACTGGGGAAGACGTTCACCTATACTATTTCCTATAGTAGGAAGATTAAAAGAGAACAAAACTATAATCGAGGATAATACATATTCTATGGGTCAACATGGGTTTGCAAGAGATATGGATTTTAAAGTGATAGAAACAAGTAATGATTATGTAGTTTATTTATTAACTTCAAATGATAATACTAAAAAGTTTTATCCATATGATTTTAATTTAAGCATAAAATATACTTTAATAGATAATAGTATTAGAATAGATTGGACAGTTGAAAATACTGATAGTAGAGATATTTATTTTTCAATAGGAGCTCATCCTGCATTTAATATCCCTACATCTAAACATAAATCTATTAATGATTATTATCTTAAATTTAATTGTAAGGATAAAGTAAATAAAATAAATCTAAATGGTCCATTTCACGATGAATCTTTTGAAGTTGAAAATTTAGATAAGTTACAATTAAGTCCTGAGTTATTTATTAATGATGCATTAATATATACAGATATTGATTCTATATCTATTTTTAATAATGAAGATAAAGAAGAAATTAATGTTGAATTTAGTAAGTTTCCTCTAGTTGGGATTTGGAGTCCTTATTATAGTGAAGATAATACAATAGCACCATTCATATGTATAGAACCTTGGTATGGGCTTTGTGATAATATAAATTCTGATAATGTATATAAGAATAAATCATATATAAATAAGTTAAGTGTAGGTAAGTCTTTTAAAGCGTCTTATACAATAACTGTATATTAA